In Bryobacteraceae bacterium, the following proteins share a genomic window:
- a CDS encoding fumarate reductase/succinate dehydrogenase flavoprotein subunit — translation MADFLNYEYDVLVIGAGGAGLRAAIEAASSGVKTGVVCKSLLGKAHTVMAEGGMAAAMGNVDDRDNWRVHFSDTMRGGQYLNNWRMAELHAKEAPDRARELEAWGALFDRTKDGRILQRNFGGHRYPRLAHVGDRTGLEMIRTLQDHGIHSGMEVHMECTVLTLLMDGGRVAGALGYDRELGRFMVWKAKAVVLATGGIGRAFKITSNSWEYTGDGHSLAYLSGAELVDMEFIQFHPTGMVWPPSVRGILVTEGVRGEGGILKNKEGRRFMFDDIPDLYKNQTAKDEEEGWRYVTGDKNAHRPPELLTRDHVARCINREVKAGRGSPHGGVFLDIAWIKKHIPNSEEHIQRKLPSMYHQFKQLADIDITKVPMEVGPTTHYAMGGIKVDGDSQMSTVPGLFAAGECAAGLHGANRLGGNSLSDLIVFGKRAGEYAVKFAKESGAAKVDDGQVSAATKKALAVFDRDSGADGAYQIQYSLQDTMQSLVGIVRMESEMSQALEELEKYKARAAKVGVIGNRQYNAGWHTAMDLDNLLVVSEACTKAAITRKESRGAQFREDYPDKDPEWGKVNLVIKRGSSGEMQVEQRPIPPMPEELKKIIEEMK, via the coding sequence ATGGCGGATTTCCTGAACTACGAATACGATGTGCTCGTCATCGGGGCGGGAGGCGCCGGACTGCGCGCTGCCATCGAAGCTGCCTCATCCGGCGTGAAGACGGGCGTGGTGTGCAAGTCCCTGCTTGGCAAGGCGCACACGGTGATGGCAGAAGGCGGCATGGCCGCGGCGATGGGCAACGTGGACGACCGCGACAACTGGCGCGTCCACTTCTCCGACACAATGCGCGGCGGCCAGTACCTCAACAACTGGCGCATGGCCGAGCTCCACGCCAAGGAAGCTCCGGACCGGGCTCGTGAACTCGAGGCCTGGGGGGCGCTTTTCGACCGCACCAAGGACGGCCGCATCCTCCAGCGCAACTTCGGCGGCCACCGCTATCCCCGGCTGGCCCACGTGGGCGACCGTACCGGCCTCGAGATGATCCGCACGCTGCAGGATCACGGCATCCACTCCGGTATGGAGGTGCACATGGAGTGCACCGTGCTGACGCTGTTGATGGATGGCGGGCGGGTCGCGGGGGCGCTCGGCTACGATCGCGAGCTTGGCCGCTTCATGGTGTGGAAGGCCAAGGCCGTCGTGCTCGCCACCGGCGGTATCGGGCGCGCCTTCAAAATCACGTCGAACAGTTGGGAGTACACCGGCGACGGCCACTCCCTGGCGTATCTCTCCGGCGCCGAACTGGTGGACATGGAGTTCATCCAGTTTCACCCCACCGGAATGGTATGGCCGCCGTCGGTGCGCGGCATCCTGGTGACGGAAGGCGTCCGCGGCGAAGGCGGCATCCTCAAGAACAAAGAAGGCCGCCGGTTCATGTTCGACGATATCCCGGACCTCTACAAGAACCAAACCGCCAAGGACGAAGAAGAGGGCTGGCGCTATGTCACCGGCGACAAGAACGCGCACCGCCCACCGGAACTGCTGACCCGCGACCACGTAGCGCGCTGCATCAATCGGGAAGTGAAGGCGGGCCGCGGGAGCCCGCATGGCGGCGTGTTCCTCGACATCGCCTGGATCAAGAAACACATCCCCAATTCCGAAGAGCACATCCAGCGCAAACTGCCGAGCATGTACCACCAGTTCAAGCAGCTCGCCGATATCGATATCACCAAGGTCCCGATGGAGGTTGGCCCGACCACCCACTACGCGATGGGCGGCATCAAGGTAGATGGCGACTCGCAGATGTCGACGGTGCCGGGACTTTTCGCCGCCGGCGAGTGCGCCGCGGGCTTGCACGGCGCGAACCGCCTGGGCGGCAATTCGCTTTCTGACCTGATTGTGTTCGGCAAGCGCGCCGGCGAGTATGCAGTGAAGTTCGCTAAGGAGAGCGGCGCGGCGAAGGTGGACGACGGCCAGGTGTCGGCGGCTACCAAAAAGGCCTTGGCCGTGTTCGACCGCGACTCCGGCGCCGACGGCGCCTACCAGATCCAGTACTCGCTCCAGGACACGATGCAAAGCCTCGTCGGCATCGTGCGCATGGAGTCGGAAATGTCGCAGGCGCTCGAGGAGCTCGAGAAGTACAAGGCGCGGGCTGCGAAGGTGGGCGTGATCGGCAACCGGCAGTACAACGCGGGCTGGCACACGGCGATGGATCTCGACAACCTGCTGGTTGTCTCCGAGGCCTGCACCAAGGCCGCGATCACGCGCAAGGAAAGCCGCGGCGCGCAGTTCCGCGAAGACTATCCCGATAAGGATCCCGAATGGGGCAAGGTCAATCTCGTGATCAAGCGCGGCTCCTCCGGTGAGATGCAGGTGGAGCAGCGGCCTATCCCGCCTATGCCGGAAGAACTGAAGAAGATCATCGAGGAGATGAAGTAA
- the rsfS gene encoding ribosome silencing factor: protein MKTPSSRKRVASPKKATPKKATAKKAAKRTPRKTTEKARVSPVRVETATTPSWRYCVDAIAEKKGTNIRVLDLRPVTSFADFFVIASGSNQRQVQAIADAVSRAMNEAGDPANSVEGYDNAEWVLLDFGDMVVHVFSDKAREYYELDRLWRDAPEIAATPSRQ from the coding sequence GTGAAGACCCCCAGCAGCCGGAAGCGGGTGGCTTCCCCAAAGAAAGCCACTCCGAAAAAGGCGACGGCCAAGAAGGCCGCCAAGAGGACCCCAAGGAAAACTACCGAGAAGGCGCGCGTGTCGCCGGTTCGAGTAGAGACGGCCACCACTCCTTCGTGGAGGTACTGCGTCGACGCGATTGCGGAGAAAAAAGGTACCAATATCCGTGTACTGGATCTCCGTCCCGTGACCTCATTCGCGGATTTTTTTGTAATCGCCTCGGGTTCGAATCAACGACAAGTGCAGGCGATTGCAGATGCGGTGTCGCGGGCGATGAATGAGGCGGGCGACCCCGCAAACTCGGTGGAAGGTTACGACAACGCGGAATGGGTCTTGCTCGATTTTGGCGACATGGTGGTTCACGTATTTTCGGACAAGGCCCGTGAATACTATGAACTAGATCGTTTGTGGCGCGACGCTCCGGAGATCGCGGCCACCCCCTCGCGGCAGTAA
- a CDS encoding ArsA family ATPase, which yields MRILLYSGKGGVGKTSIAAATGVRLAELGLRTLIMSVDPAHSLGDAFDITSGGLFHDLTAEPHPIAPNLDIHEVNIQREIKRHWMQISAYIASVLKTSGLNDIEADEMAIFPGMEELSAMMYVNQFRREGRYDAIVLDCAPTAESLRFISMPTTLDWYMRHIFPIQRGLLKAVRPLANRISPVELPTDSYFANIRGLYEKIEGIDTLLEDPEMTSVRLVTNAEKMVVRETQRAFVYFSLHGLTVDQVVVNRILPSAVGDPFFDAWRLSQTRFLDDLERYFSPVPVRRVPLFSQEVVGLERVRELARELYADGADPSAVTRTERPFEFVKKTDRYEVRLQTPFTGKGEVGLFKKGDELVVEVGTVRRHIGLPASMAPLEPVRARFEGPMLVVEMKEAG from the coding sequence ATGCGCATTCTTCTCTACTCGGGCAAAGGCGGCGTGGGCAAGACGAGCATAGCGGCGGCCACCGGGGTTCGGCTGGCCGAACTCGGCCTGCGGACGCTCATCATGAGCGTGGACCCGGCGCACTCGCTGGGCGACGCGTTCGACATCACCTCAGGCGGCCTCTTCCACGATCTCACCGCCGAGCCGCACCCCATCGCACCCAACCTCGATATTCACGAAGTCAACATCCAGCGCGAAATCAAGCGGCACTGGATGCAGATCTCGGCCTATATCGCCTCGGTGCTGAAGACGTCCGGCCTGAACGATATCGAGGCGGATGAAATGGCGATCTTCCCGGGCATGGAGGAGCTGTCCGCGATGATGTACGTCAACCAGTTTCGAAGGGAAGGGCGATACGACGCGATCGTGCTCGATTGCGCCCCGACGGCCGAATCGCTCCGGTTCATCTCCATGCCGACCACCCTCGACTGGTACATGCGGCATATTTTCCCTATCCAGCGCGGGCTCCTCAAGGCCGTCCGCCCGCTGGCGAACCGGATTTCCCCGGTGGAGCTGCCCACGGACTCGTACTTCGCCAACATTCGCGGCCTCTACGAAAAGATCGAGGGCATCGACACCCTGCTCGAGGATCCGGAAATGACCAGCGTCCGGCTGGTGACCAACGCCGAGAAGATGGTGGTCCGCGAGACGCAGCGCGCGTTCGTGTACTTCAGCCTTCACGGCTTGACGGTGGACCAGGTGGTGGTGAACCGCATCCTGCCGTCCGCCGTCGGCGACCCGTTCTTCGACGCATGGCGCCTCTCGCAGACCCGGTTCCTCGACGACCTGGAACGCTACTTCAGCCCGGTGCCGGTGCGGCGCGTGCCCCTCTTCAGCCAGGAGGTAGTGGGGCTGGAGCGCGTGCGCGAACTCGCGCGGGAACTCTACGCCGACGGAGCCGACCCATCGGCGGTGACACGGACGGAGCGCCCGTTCGAGTTCGTGAAGAAGACCGATCGCTATGAGGTTCGCCTCCAGACGCCCTTCACCGGAAAGGGCGAAGTGGGCCTGTTCAAGAAGGGGGACGAACTCGTCGTGGAAGTGGGAACCGTGCGGCGTCACATCGGGTTACCGGCCTCAATGGCCCCGCTCGAGCCTGTCCGCGCGCGTTTCGAAGGCCCTATGCTGGTGGTGGAGATGAAGGAGGCAGGATGA
- a CDS encoding neutral/alkaline non-lysosomal ceramidase N-terminal domain-containing protein — translation MRIAVVLLLWAPALLADRVEQGAAQAAASGLLAGVARADISPPVGTPQMNWGAQTHVTAEAIDPAGMIATALVVSDGRQKFAMVDVDALFVSPLRDVAERASKLTGIPADHIRLGATHTHAGPLLTGEKGPVGFDLDAYRPAYDRHWRTVADKVVGIIVEANSRLEPAHLGTGKGAGTININRRMRPRDGAPPAVGRNPDGLVDRDLVVARIDNARGEPLAVIVNFQCHGTVLAWDNKTISPDWPGMMRREVENALPGAKSLFFQGAAGNQGPIEGFTGDLGVAHRLGRILGHEAAAIALGIETVKREPKFEGFVESTAYIAKQYWRTAGPRDGSIAFAAKVIEVPSRRYSSADVASMEKRLRDAEAKATAVDAGDAWAKHAAEARVRRFADLLAKWKKPAGPPVRVRLQALRIGELAMVAMPGEPFAEIGQAVKKASPFANTMFCGYSSGEGGEYMPVAEEYVHEGYEVDRTPYDLGAAAIVVREASALVTRLR, via the coding sequence ATGCGAATCGCTGTCGTGCTGCTGTTGTGGGCCCCGGCCTTGCTCGCGGACCGAGTGGAACAGGGCGCCGCACAGGCGGCCGCGTCAGGTCTGCTCGCCGGCGTCGCGCGCGCCGATATCTCACCTCCGGTAGGCACGCCGCAGATGAACTGGGGCGCGCAGACGCACGTCACCGCCGAAGCGATCGATCCGGCGGGCATGATCGCCACGGCGCTGGTGGTGAGCGATGGCCGCCAGAAGTTCGCCATGGTCGATGTAGACGCTCTATTCGTCTCACCGCTCCGCGACGTAGCGGAGCGCGCTTCGAAGCTCACCGGCATTCCCGCCGATCACATCCGCCTCGGCGCAACCCATACACACGCCGGTCCGCTGCTGACAGGCGAAAAGGGACCGGTGGGCTTCGATCTCGACGCCTATCGCCCGGCCTACGACCGTCACTGGCGGACGGTGGCGGACAAGGTCGTCGGCATCATCGTGGAAGCGAATTCGCGGCTGGAGCCAGCGCACCTTGGGACAGGCAAGGGCGCCGGCACGATCAACATCAACCGGCGCATGCGTCCGCGCGACGGTGCGCCTCCGGCAGTGGGCCGCAACCCGGATGGCCTCGTCGATCGCGATCTGGTCGTCGCCCGCATCGACAATGCCCGCGGCGAACCCCTCGCCGTGATCGTGAACTTCCAGTGCCACGGCACCGTGCTCGCGTGGGACAACAAGACCATATCGCCGGACTGGCCCGGCATGATGCGACGCGAAGTCGAAAATGCGCTGCCTGGCGCGAAGAGTTTGTTCTTCCAGGGAGCAGCCGGAAATCAAGGTCCGATTGAGGGCTTCACCGGCGACCTCGGCGTGGCTCACCGGTTGGGACGCATTCTCGGGCATGAGGCGGCCGCGATCGCGCTCGGGATCGAAACGGTGAAACGCGAGCCCAAATTCGAAGGCTTCGTGGAATCGACCGCCTACATCGCGAAACAATACTGGCGCACCGCCGGTCCGCGCGATGGGTCAATCGCGTTCGCGGCGAAGGTGATCGAAGTGCCTTCCCGGCGCTATTCGTCTGCCGACGTGGCAAGCATGGAGAAGCGGCTGCGTGACGCGGAGGCCAAGGCCACGGCCGTGGATGCCGGCGACGCGTGGGCGAAACACGCCGCCGAGGCCCGCGTACGGAGGTTCGCCGATCTGCTCGCGAAGTGGAAGAAGCCGGCCGGTCCGCCGGTCCGCGTTCGGCTCCAGGCCTTGCGCATCGGGGAACTCGCCATGGTGGCGATGCCCGGCGAGCCGTTCGCCGAAATCGGCCAGGCGGTGAAGAAGGCTTCGCCCTTCGCGAATACGATGTTTTGCGGCTATTCAAGCGGCGAAGGCGGTGAGTACATGCCGGTGGCGGAGGAGTACGTCCACGAGGGCTACGAGGTCGACCGCACCCCGTACGACCTGGGCGCGGCGGCGATTGTCGTGCGCGAGGCCTCTGCGCTCGTCACTCGCCTTCGATAG
- a CDS encoding nucleoside monophosphate kinase, with protein MILLLFGPPGCGKGTQARLLSNWLHVAAVSTGDLLRAEAEADTDFGRNLAQLLAAGQYASDEMVNQIVANKLDRLENGGIILDGYPRTVAQAVYLDQALSARSLPSAVAVHLMVPQDVIVQRLSSRSQCSYCNRVFNTKDHPAPYCAECGGPLIRRADDTPEVVLQRLATYHAKTGPVLAHYSGSRFLEINGDRDPEEVFKEILRLVDPAPNNAANRAGG; from the coding sequence GTGATCCTTCTTCTCTTCGGGCCGCCCGGATGCGGGAAAGGCACCCAGGCCCGGCTGCTCAGCAACTGGCTTCACGTCGCGGCGGTCTCCACGGGAGACCTGCTGCGCGCCGAGGCCGAGGCCGACACCGACTTTGGCCGCAATCTCGCCCAACTGCTCGCCGCCGGGCAGTATGCCAGCGACGAAATGGTCAACCAGATCGTCGCCAACAAGCTGGATCGGCTGGAAAACGGCGGCATTATCCTTGACGGTTACCCGCGCACAGTCGCTCAGGCCGTCTATCTCGACCAGGCCCTCTCCGCCCGGTCGCTCCCGAGCGCCGTTGCCGTACACCTGATGGTGCCGCAGGACGTAATCGTGCAGCGGCTATCGTCCCGCAGCCAGTGTTCGTACTGCAATCGCGTCTTCAATACCAAAGACCACCCGGCGCCCTACTGCGCCGAGTGCGGAGGCCCGCTCATCCGCCGCGCCGACGATACGCCGGAAGTGGTTCTACAGAGGCTCGCAACCTACCATGCCAAGACCGGTCCGGTGCTCGCCCACTACTCTGGAAGCCGATTCTTGGAGATCAACGGCGACCGCGATCCGGAAGAGGTTTTCAAGGAAATCCTCCGGCTGGTGGACCCTGCCCCAAACAATGCGGCGAATCGCGCAGGCGGGTGA
- a CDS encoding GNAT family N-acetyltransferase: protein MDFRIREWDGGGDEPAMLGRVLLACVHGGASVSFVLPLSDEEARGYWAGSVSPAVRAGTKRVLLAEAAGQVEGCVVLGLDTPPNQRHRAEVMKLLVHPESRRHGIARTLMAAVEEMARACGRTLLTLDTRTGDAAERLYLSMGYQLAGVIPRFARGPHTPALDGTSIFFKELSG, encoded by the coding sequence ATGGATTTCCGGATTCGCGAATGGGACGGCGGCGGCGACGAGCCCGCGATGCTCGGCAGAGTCCTGCTCGCGTGTGTGCACGGCGGCGCGAGCGTGAGCTTCGTGCTGCCGCTTTCCGATGAAGAAGCCCGCGGCTACTGGGCGGGCTCGGTATCGCCAGCCGTGCGCGCCGGGACAAAGCGAGTTCTGCTGGCGGAGGCTGCCGGTCAAGTGGAAGGATGCGTCGTGCTCGGCCTCGACACGCCGCCCAACCAGCGCCATCGCGCGGAAGTCATGAAGCTGCTGGTGCATCCGGAGTCGCGCCGCCATGGAATCGCGCGGACCCTGATGGCGGCGGTAGAGGAGATGGCGCGCGCGTGCGGGCGAACCCTCCTCACGCTCGACACACGCACCGGCGACGCCGCCGAGCGGCTCTATTTGTCAATGGGGTACCAGTTGGCCGGCGTGATCCCGCGTTTTGCCCGCGGCCCGCATACACCAGCGCTCGACGGCACAAGCATCTTCTTCAAGGAACTTTCAGGGTAG
- a CDS encoding XRE family transcriptional regulator, which translates to MEIEALLAARLESLRRERGWSLEQLANQCGISRATLSRIERGELSPTAAMLGRLCTVYGWTLSRLLAAAEGEAPDLVRDEQQAAWSDPETGYSRRAVSPPGRGLQGELVVVTLPAGSSVGFEDSPSPGLEHHLWVMEGELKVTAEAREYRLEAGDCLRYRLRGGTRFESGGGPARYLIAIVHEKR; encoded by the coding sequence ATGGAGATCGAAGCTCTACTCGCGGCCAGGCTCGAATCGCTCCGGCGCGAGCGCGGCTGGTCTCTAGAACAACTCGCCAATCAGTGCGGCATCAGCAGGGCTACCCTCTCGCGCATCGAACGGGGAGAGCTGAGCCCGACGGCTGCGATGCTCGGACGGCTCTGTACCGTCTACGGTTGGACGCTTTCCCGCCTCCTGGCCGCGGCCGAGGGCGAGGCGCCGGACCTGGTGCGCGACGAGCAGCAGGCTGCCTGGAGCGATCCCGAAACCGGCTATTCACGGCGTGCCGTTTCTCCACCGGGACGAGGGTTGCAGGGCGAACTGGTTGTCGTGACGCTCCCCGCCGGCTCGAGCGTCGGGTTCGAAGATTCGCCATCGCCCGGACTCGAGCATCACTTGTGGGTGATGGAAGGTGAGCTCAAAGTAACGGCGGAAGCACGCGAATACCGGCTGGAGGCGGGCGATTGCCTCCGATACCGGCTTCGGGGCGGCACCCGATTCGAGTCCGGCGGCGGCCCAGCCCGCTACCTGATCGCAATCGTGCACGAAAAGAGGTAG
- the hpt gene encoding hypoxanthine phosphoribosyltransferase — protein MQTPKVLIPREEVQKRVAELGRQIRDDYPEGTLYLIGILKGACFFLADLARAIPGNVRIDFMGISSYGRGKTSSGEVKVTKDLDVSLEGHDVLIVEDIVDTGVTLTYLAHVLQQRRPRSIQIAALLDKPSRRMRPVQVKYCGFQVPDKFVVGCGLDFAEDYRNLPDVCVIEGE, from the coding sequence ATGCAAACGCCGAAGGTTCTGATCCCGCGGGAGGAGGTCCAGAAGCGCGTCGCCGAACTCGGCCGCCAGATCCGTGATGACTACCCCGAGGGCACGCTGTACCTGATCGGCATTCTGAAAGGCGCCTGTTTTTTTCTTGCGGACCTCGCCCGCGCCATCCCCGGCAACGTGCGTATCGATTTCATGGGGATCTCGAGCTATGGCCGGGGGAAGACGTCGTCGGGCGAAGTGAAGGTCACAAAGGATCTCGACGTTTCCCTCGAAGGGCACGACGTGCTCATCGTGGAGGACATCGTCGACACCGGCGTTACGCTCACCTACCTTGCGCACGTGCTGCAGCAGCGCCGCCCGCGCTCCATTCAGATCGCCGCGCTGCTCGACAAGCCGTCGCGGCGGATGCGGCCGGTTCAGGTGAAGTATTGCGGATTCCAGGTGCCGGACAAGTTTGTGGTCGGGTGCGGGCTCGACTTCGCCGAGGACTACCGGAACCTGCCCGACGTCTGCGTTATCGAAGGCGAGTGA
- a CDS encoding sugar phosphate isomerase/epimerase family protein, translated as MKFPALLHSVSYSGSWGQQQLTVEAFVDKAAALGFDGVMLMAKRPHLSPLDCGENARARLRDRIAERGLGAVALAGYTNFTADLEHGEVPHREIQIAYVVELARLAHDIGGKVVRIFTGYDNPASTYLAQWNLIVAALKECARRTADLGVTIGVQNHHDLGVGTASMHDLIEAVGEPNCQALYDAWSPALHGEELYAAARRMAPITAHTTIADYQLRPRFRYNAQVINYETQTPYAQAVPMGDGFIDYQGFLRGLADGGFAGSVAYEMCSPLLGGGGEENLDRYARRFLEYIESFRSRLAVASAPAL; from the coding sequence ATGAAGTTCCCCGCGCTTCTCCATTCGGTCAGCTACTCGGGCTCCTGGGGCCAGCAGCAACTCACGGTCGAGGCCTTCGTCGACAAGGCCGCCGCGCTCGGATTCGACGGTGTGATGCTGATGGCCAAGCGTCCGCACCTGAGCCCTCTCGATTGCGGCGAGAATGCCCGCGCGCGCCTTCGCGACCGCATCGCCGAACGCGGTCTCGGCGCGGTGGCGCTCGCCGGGTACACCAACTTCACGGCGGACCTCGAACACGGCGAAGTGCCGCATCGCGAGATCCAGATCGCATACGTCGTCGAGCTGGCGCGGCTCGCGCACGACATTGGCGGGAAGGTGGTCCGCATCTTCACCGGCTACGATAACCCCGCTTCCACCTACCTCGCCCAGTGGAACCTGATCGTCGCCGCGCTAAAGGAATGCGCGCGCCGAACGGCCGACCTGGGCGTAACCATCGGCGTCCAGAACCATCACGACCTGGGCGTGGGCACGGCCTCCATGCACGACCTGATCGAGGCCGTCGGCGAGCCGAATTGCCAGGCGCTCTACGACGCCTGGTCGCCGGCACTGCACGGCGAGGAGTTGTACGCAGCCGCGCGGCGCATGGCCCCGATCACCGCGCACACCACCATCGCCGATTATCAACTTCGGCCCCGTTTCCGCTACAACGCGCAGGTAATCAACTACGAGACGCAGACGCCATACGCGCAGGCGGTCCCGATGGGAGACGGCTTCATCGATTACCAGGGCTTTTTGCGAGGCTTGGCGGATGGCGGTTTTGCCGGCTCAGTGGCCTATGAGATGTGCTCCCCGCTGCTCGGCGGAGGCGGCGAAGAGAACCTCGACCGGTACGCGCGGCGCTTCCTGGAGTATATTGAGAGTTTCCGGAGTCGCTTGGCAGTTGCTTCCGCTCCGGCTCTCTAG
- a CDS encoding PilZ domain-containing protein yields MGIGLRRHARWETDRKIRLMWTESGQTMYARARCIDISESGMRVESPEPIPVRTYVSFQVDGTMFEGQASVRSCVRKGLRHLIGLEFGSGLKWNSGKFGDMALRPLA; encoded by the coding sequence ATGGGTATCGGACTCCGCAGACACGCTCGCTGGGAGACAGACCGCAAGATCCGTCTGATGTGGACCGAGAGCGGGCAGACGATGTATGCCCGGGCCCGGTGTATCGACATCAGCGAATCGGGGATGCGCGTCGAGAGTCCCGAACCGATCCCGGTTCGGACCTATGTCAGCTTTCAGGTGGATGGCACGATGTTCGAAGGGCAGGCTTCGGTTCGTTCCTGCGTTCGCAAGGGATTGCGGCACCTGATCGGGCTCGAGTTCGGCAGCGGGCTCAAGTGGAACTCCGGCAAGTTCGGAGACATGGCGCTGCGTCCTCTCGCCTGA
- a CDS encoding molybdopterin-binding protein, which produces MRAQTVDVRDSIGRILCTTIFRPGGRKLLAKGHVISEEDIRLLETEGMDQIWVTELEEGEVGEDDAVMSVAQAIGCGCLEIRLAAGGRANLFATDDCCVLIDDELLKQINLAASIVIATTLNFSFAKAGTRIATVKSAPFAVAKSQLEAIVTMLGQQGPILQARPIRAPQIGVLYSDPIQGERARQLFESIMRQRLERFNLAPSFVLNAVEEEAAVVRALQHMLRSRPTVILVASTTAPAGPEDVIGRAMASVECHIEKFLAPVEPGNLLLLGYKDEVPIVSAPGCYRSAKQNVVDLVLPPMLARYRLSGWELAALGHGGLLA; this is translated from the coding sequence ATGAGGGCTCAAACCGTCGATGTGAGAGACTCGATCGGACGCATCCTGTGTACCACGATCTTCCGGCCCGGCGGCCGGAAACTACTGGCCAAGGGCCATGTGATCAGCGAGGAGGATATTCGCCTTCTCGAGACCGAAGGGATGGACCAGATATGGGTGACCGAACTGGAGGAAGGAGAAGTAGGAGAAGACGATGCCGTCATGTCCGTGGCGCAAGCCATCGGCTGCGGGTGTCTGGAGATCCGGCTGGCGGCAGGAGGCCGGGCGAATTTGTTCGCAACCGACGACTGCTGCGTCCTGATCGACGATGAACTGCTGAAGCAGATCAATCTCGCCGCGAGCATCGTCATCGCCACGACGCTCAACTTCAGCTTCGCGAAGGCCGGCACGCGGATCGCGACCGTAAAGAGCGCGCCTTTCGCCGTCGCCAAGTCGCAACTGGAAGCGATCGTAACCATGCTGGGCCAGCAGGGGCCGATCCTCCAGGCCCGGCCCATCCGCGCGCCCCAAATCGGCGTGCTTTATTCGGATCCGATCCAAGGGGAAAGGGCCCGTCAGCTCTTCGAAAGCATCATGCGTCAGCGGCTCGAGCGATTCAACCTGGCTCCCAGCTTCGTATTGAATGCCGTCGAGGAAGAGGCCGCCGTGGTGCGGGCGCTGCAGCATATGCTGCGGTCGCGTCCAACGGTGATTCTCGTCGCGTCAACCACGGCTCCTGCCGGGCCGGAGGACGTCATCGGCCGGGCCATGGCGAGCGTCGAGTGTCACATAGAGAAGTTTCTCGCTCCCGTGGAGCCGGGCAACCTGCTGCTGCTCGGCTACAAGGACGAAGTGCCGATCGTCTCCGCCCCGGGGTGCTACCGGTCCGCCAAGCAAAACGTTGTGGACCTGGTGTTGCCGCCGATGCTGGCGCGGTACCGTTTGTCCGGGTGGGAACTGGCGGCCCTGGGGCACGGAGGGCTCCTGGCCTAA
- a CDS encoding succinate dehydrogenase/fumarate reductase iron-sulfur subunit → MPNQAMFRIWRGDKNGGAFTDYTTEIDEGMVVLDAVHKIQAEQANDLAVRWNCKAGKCGSCSAEVNGMPRLMCMTRLNTLDLSMPVIIEPMHSFPSIKDLVTDVSWNFEVKKKIKKFKPRKPDAPDGTWRMQQVDVDRVQEFRKCIECFLCQDVCHVLREHTKHEEFIGPRYFVYTAALEMHPLDTDDRLADLKERDSIGYCNITTCCRQVCPEHITITENAIIPLKERVVDRYYDPLNKLFRIFK, encoded by the coding sequence ATGCCGAACCAGGCGATGTTCCGCATCTGGCGGGGCGATAAGAACGGCGGCGCGTTCACCGACTACACGACGGAGATCGACGAGGGGATGGTGGTGCTCGACGCGGTCCACAAGATCCAGGCCGAGCAGGCCAACGATCTCGCCGTGCGCTGGAACTGCAAGGCCGGCAAATGCGGATCGTGTTCCGCCGAAGTGAACGGCATGCCGCGGCTGATGTGCATGACGCGGCTCAATACACTCGACCTTTCGATGCCTGTGATCATCGAGCCGATGCACTCGTTCCCCTCGATCAAGGACCTGGTCACCGACGTCTCCTGGAACTTCGAGGTCAAGAAGAAGATCAAGAAGTTCAAGCCGCGAAAGCCCGACGCCCCGGATGGGACCTGGCGCATGCAGCAGGTGGATGTCGACCGTGTGCAGGAGTTCCGCAAGTGCATCGAGTGCTTCCTCTGCCAGGATGTGTGCCACGTTCTCCGCGAGCACACCAAGCACGAGGAGTTCATCGGTCCGCGTTACTTCGTGTACACGGCGGCGCTCGAGATGCATCCGCTCGACACCGATGACCGACTGGCGGATTTGAAGGAGCGCGACTCGATCGGGTATTGCAACATCACTACGTGCTGCAGGCAGGTGTGCCCCGAGCACATCACGATCACGGAGAATGCGATCATTCCGCTGAAGGAACGCGTGGTGGATCGCTACTATGATCCGCTGAACAAACTTTTCCGGATCTTCAAGTAA